One genomic segment of Hevea brasiliensis isolate MT/VB/25A 57/8 chromosome 3, ASM3005281v1, whole genome shotgun sequence includes these proteins:
- the LOC110665653 gene encoding VQ motif-containing protein 22, whose protein sequence is MSAPSDWGQFYQQQNLSVNMFGGDGGVSEATVVTTSVTSATAAIRTSLGSSGNSTSSSAGGRLSPEGRVSKPVRRRSRASRRTPTTLLNTDTTNFRAMVQQFTGGPSAPFASGSQLSAPSFGFSLNPRQAHVNPSAVMVPAATGYHPQYQQQNQPSYMFSLGNNSSNTAPAHGDLFFQRLGNPRPTGMDVSDGLVMEGLSSQVVVPPPPPPGRQPSSSSNENRSNTFLF, encoded by the coding sequence ATGTCTGCACCTAGTGATTGGGGCCAATTCTACCAGCAACAAAATCTTTCAGTTAACATGTTCGGCGGCGACGGTGGTGTCTCTGAAGCCACCGTCGTCACCACCTCTGTCACCTCAGCGACGGCTGCCATCCGTACTTCATTGGGTAGTTCTGGCAATTCTACCTCATCAAGTGCTGGTGGCCGTTTAAGCCCTGAAGGGCGTGTCTCGAAGCCTGTCAGGAGAAGGTCTAGAGCTTCCCGGAGAACTCCCACAACGTTACTAAATACAGATACTACGAATTTTCGGGCTATGGTTCAGCAGTTTACTGGTGGTCCTAGTGCTCCTTTTGCTTCAGGATCACAGCTTAGTGCACCAAGTTTCGGTTTTTCGCTGAACCCACGCCAAGCCCATGTTAACCCTAGTGCAGTTATGGTCCCAGCTGCAACTGGTTACCATCCTCAATATCAGCAGCAAAACCAACCATCGTACATGTTTTCATTGGGAAATAACAGTTCTAATACTGCGCCAGCTCATGGTGATTTGTTTTTTCAAAGGCTTGGAAACCCTAGGCCTACAGGCATGGATGTATCAGATGGGTTGGTGATGGAAGGTCTTTCCTCCCAGGTGGTGGTGCCGCCGCCTCCTCCTCCCGGTAGGCAGCCATCTTCCTCCTCCAATGAGAACAGAAGCAATACTTTCTTATTTTGA